The genomic window atatattattatatgataCAATACCtatcaagttttgtttttggttgtaatCAAATTATTTCTAGGACGAAATGATTGTCCCTACAAAGCAATTGGTAAGGATATGGTAAGAGGCACAATCTCTCTTTATACACAAAGGAAGGACTCATGGGATTGGATAAGCTCTTTCTGGGTCCCTAATTCCTCATTTCATTTTCAGAGAAAGAAGTTTCCAAAACCAACATTTAGTgatctctatatattatattccTATTCCCCACTAAGTATCATCAAAGCTATATATAAACACCACTTTGAATCACCCAAGGcaataaaccaaaccaaaacttcctaagaaaaaaaaacagagagattttttttctctttctaaaGCTTTTTTATAGAGTAAAGATGTTTTCAGAGCacttaccttcttcttcatctcaagTTTTCCAAGAACACTTCATCGACAGTTTCGTCTCCAGAAAATTGCTTCAGCAGATCCCATTTGCCCACAACGCTCAACAAGCTCATGTACCTGATAAGAACAACTTGAGCGGCAATGTTCTCATGCTGCTCTCTATCCTTTTGTGCGGTATCATCTGCTCCCTCGGGTTGCATTACATAATACGTTGTGCATTTATACGTTCTCGAAGTTTCATGATCTCTGATCCCATCTCTATCCCATCCACACCAAGAGATTCATCAGTAAACAAAGGgatcaagaagaaagctcTCAAGATGTTACCAGTTGTGAATTACTCACCTGAAATTAACCTGCCAGGGGTCGGTGAAGAGTGTGTCATCTGCTTGTCTGATTTTGTTGCTGGAGAACAGCTACGTGTACTTCCCAAGTGCAACCATGGATTCCACCTTCGCTGCATCGACAAATGGCTTACGCAACATATGACTTGTCCGAAATGCAGACACTGTCTGGTTGATACATGCCAAAAAGTCTTAAGTGACTGCGATGCAGCTGATCAAGTGGCAGCGACAGCAACGGAGAGCATAGATATCAGAATTTCTCCTCTAGAACCTGAAGCAAGAGTAGCCACTTTTAGAGAAAGCAGCTAGAGTATGCcaacaaaacaatcataatttcaaattttggcTCTCCAGCAAGATTATAGTTTCTTTATGTCACTAGCCATAGGAtgtcaaaatcaaacacagcagagttttttttttgccttttgtttttctcaaagAGTACAGAACATATACCTTAAGCTTTCTGTGGCATCATACGTTCATCAGAATTATCTGAATCTCTACTTCTTTGCAATACTCACAGCCAAGACTGACAATCGAAATTGTCATCTGCCAAGAAGCTTTTCAGAAATTTCCTCTGCATATTCAAATCACAATCACAGAGTAGAACTAGTAACTAAGGTCTGGAAAGAAATGGTTTCAATGAAGCTTTGGGCACCAAGACCAAGGTGCATGAAGAAGCAGTACTAAGACTACAGAATGTGATCTCAGTCTGACCTAATCGGTTACATATCTATTCACTCACTCACCAACTTGGTAGACTAACACCATCAATAGCCCCATTTGACCCACAGTGAGTTATTTGGTTAAGAATAAATAAGGGATTCTTCGTCGCAATGATAAAGAAATGAACTCAGTGTGTTTGGAAAGAGTAATGGACCCAACACATAACAAGGTCAAACTAATCCACCTAAGTATGTGGGTAGAAGTCAAACCTAAAAGCTACTTTGAGGAATGCTTATAGTATTTTAAGATATCAGGCAACACCAACATGGTATAAGATCATAATGGAAAGCTCCACTTTAACAATCAATCATTTTTCTATAACAAGAAGGAGCTGCTAAAGTGATAACACATGTCCATTGGCAGATGTACCTATGCTAACACATCTCTATTGGCAATAATCTGCAATTACCACACTCAAAATCCAAATAGTAGTCATTTAAAACCAAGataagagaacaaaacattTCCATCCAATCTAAAGAACATGGCTAGATTGCCAAGATCTATATAATTCAATGAAGTCTAGAATTTACCTCAACTGAGAGAAGTTGAAGCCTATCGACTTGATACATAGCTTGATATGTATCCCCATCTTTAACAATTTCTCTGAATATCAAACTCCCCATCCTGAAACTGAAGCAAATCCGAGTCATGCTAAAATAAAGTTGGAATCCACAATCCTGAGTAAACTACTGATAACTGATTTAACTATGAGCAGAATGCTGAGATTATTTTTCAATGTCACTGTGAGATCTTGGAAATCTGAATTTTAAAATGGAACAAgatttcataaacaaaaagagctCCAGATAGATCTTAAAGATCCTAGTCACTTGTGATTGGAGTGAAATAGATAAAgtgcaagaaaaaaatatattttacactGCCCGAGTAAGAAGTGAGAGCTTAATAGCAAATGAGGCTTTGCATAGAAAAGAAGTGTCATTGGTTAACAACATAAGAATGTGATTTACAGGTAACATAGGTCCACTATGCAGCTGAGAGATATGAAATGATATAGAATCTTACTGTTGTACTAGATCATAGTCCGAGATAATTGCAACGAATTGGTAGGTGCAATTTTCCTGTGGGGAGAAGAAAGATCTATTATTAGCATAAAGGAAAATCCAACGGTAGTTGTGAAGGAGAAGGATTAAAATAGTATGATAGAGCGTTAGGCAAAGCCTTCTTGTTGGACCAAAAACTTAAATCAATAAGAAGACACATAGTTCAACTTTTTCGAGTATAATGGATAGTAGAGGTTCAGTAATTCAGAACCATGCAACTGAAAAATCGAAAAAGTCTGTCGGCATACCATTGTAGAGGAAAATAGCTGGACACAAAAAGTCTGTCGGCATTACCAATTCATCCAAGCCAAAATTGAAGTTCTCTGCATAATCATGAAAAAACATTAGTAGGAAAAGATTGAAAGAAGTTACCAAATGACAATCAGTGAGAAATGCAAGTGAATGGCAATAATTCTGTCCCACCAAGGACAAGTCAGACACTGAACATCAATAATGAACCtagacaaataattaaaaagtacaAAAGCTCTGTATTAGAAATTGCAAATTCTAGCACAAGAAAAGATTTAATTAGTGTGCTCCTGAAATTATTGTCATGGCTCTTCAAACACATTGAATGCGgccaaaccaaatcaaaatcaaatgcaTCCGGAAAAAGTGTTCCAAATACAACTTATCTCGACTCATTCAGAGAGATACAGTATTGATACAACTTAATTATTGCTTATCATATTCCTTTACTTTAATAATCACAAGGTAGGAAGAGCACCAAAGCAAGAATGTCAACCAAAGAACGCACGAGTATCACATGGTATTCCAAGCAACATAAAAGCAATAAAGGCAAAGTTTATCACTTTCAGGCAGGGATAAAAAAACAGACCACTATATGTTCTTACCAGCTATATGGAACCTAGTGGCATGAACAAAAGGAAAGACAAATCATTTTCAGATTGGCTTAAAGCTTTTCTGTAATTTTCAGAGAGAGACTAGTGAGGAAGGATAGATCTTCCCTGCTTCGCAACATCAACTTTTTCcccaaaatacaaaaaaatctatgCCAAAAGAATGCTTAGATAAACTATTATCATCGAAAAATCTTGCTTTAGTTACGTGCCACAGTAAGAACGTTTGAATCTAGATTCATGTAGTTTGCGCTGGCAATTTGCAGTAGAAGACAATATATCATAAAGTAAGCAAAAGGAAACTATATAGATCATCTGCTTTAGCTATGATTTAAATCATATGTACGAGACTGGCTTAGATAAAGGAGCAGAGCTGGACACTAATTTAGAGTGATCTTTATCGATAAAAGTAGCCTTTAACAGGAATCATGGAAGGGGCTTTTTGCCTTCTGGCTGCTAACAAACTTTGGTTTACTACGGACGAGACTGGCTTCCTGTTTTCCAAACAAAAGTCCATGAACGTTTCGCTATTCACcacaaaaacaccaaaaattgaaacaacaaagaaagagagaggcaAGTGACATGAACCAAGACCCAAGTAATGTACTATCTGAATGCTATTCCAAAGATGGAAAGTTCATGGCGGCTCTAGCTAAAGCTCATGGGTCCCTGTGAGCAATTCTAGGTGATTTGATTTGCAAAAGCCACTGCCACATGTCACTACCATAGCAGAAAATGGTACGATGGGCCCATTTTCCATATGAAACCACACTAAGATTATACAAATTCAGTGGAGAATCCATATAAGATGCAGactattaaataaaacaaaacactaaaGGACCTTGCTAATTTTGCTAGCATCCACCAACCATAATTCagaaaattcaattaaaacattttctcaCTAAATGTAAGAAAGTATATGGAAACCTTTACCTTTCCACTATATATAGAACCTGCAACAGAAACACAGAAGATCTATCAATCTAACTCTTCAAACTAGGTTATCATGTCGACCGCAACTTCTGCTCCCACTACCAAACCAACTGAGCTCTTCCAAGATATTCGGGGAGATTTTTACTCAAGAAGACTGCTACTTCATACAGCTTATCAACCACCTACTGCGGCATCACCGCCGTTTGCAGATGCTCATGAAGCATCACACTCCTACCAAAGTCATATGAGCTTTGATGCAAATGTTGTCATGGTCCTATCAGTCCTCTTATGTGCACTAGTTTGCTCACTTGGACTGCATTCTATCATAAGATGTGCACTAAGGTACTCCAATTTATTATCATCCGAAGCTAGTGACGAGTTCTCAGTTCGCTTGGCCAACACAGGGGTCAAACAAAAAGCCTTGAAGAGTTTCCAGACGGTAAGCTACACAGCAGAACTGAAGCTACCTGGCCTAGATACAGAGTGTGCCATATGTCTCTCGGAGTTTGCATCGGGAGAGCGAGTCAAGCTTCTGCCGAAGTGCCACCATGGATTCCATGTCCGGTGTATAGACAAATGGCTCAGTTCACACTCATCTTGTCCCACCTGCAGGCACTGCCTCATTCAGACTTGCAAAAAGATAGCTGGGTACAGTGAGACGGAATCATCACCTAATCAACCACAACAGAACGTGCATATATCACCGCTAGGACCGGAATCATTGATACGCGGTTTTAGCTAAACACAGTCAACTAGGCTTAGGTGCAGTTATCTTTTATAACCTGATATACATGTACTGCCACACCTTTAGAAATAGTCAAGATCCCAAAGTATCTGAAGttcaatattcaaaaacaacGTAATCGTTTCCACTGTAAAGTTTTAAACATTAtgaaatgttgttttcttcactCTTTTACGCCAGAAAGTGTACATTCCACAAAACGACACTCCAATAGAAGATCTTAGACTCTCACGTCAGTGAATGAAATGATAAacaactaaaaatccaaagatAAGGAAGCTGAGAAGGCAAAACACTCAAAACCAACCAACTTGGTCAACTAAGAGAATTCCTTAAATTCCCAGGTTATTAAAACATGGCTATGCCACTAGTGTCTTGTTTACTAGTAGTGATTATCATACAGATTAATGCAAAGCTATgtacaataaataaattagcACTCCACAATAGAAGACCGTTCTTGATTTTCTCTACCGACCTATATTGAGTAGGCTGTGATGATAAACACACAACATAAAAAACGTGACAAACTAAGACACAAAGAATTCACAAGACCccacaagagaaaaaaaaggcTTTGATATAATTCATCCACCGAAAATGAAGTTTATAGGTTACACCTAGAACAAATGGCATAAAGTAAAATGGAATCTGAGCATGAAACCACCCCTATAGTCAAATCAGatgattaacaaacaaacatagaaAAATGGGTGGTTTAAAATATAGTGCTAATCATCATAGAAAGTAAAAAATGGTACGATAAATTAAGAACCAGTGTTGGTGCTGTCAAATATCAACATCTATTCTACCAAATTGAGGTTGCAGATTCTGTACCATTAAGAGACCAAAAACCAATCATTTCACACTGAAAGAGAGAGCAGTAAATGTACTAGAACTGCCCTTAAATAGACAACCTTTGGAATATTTCGAGAGACGGAACTAATCAGTACAGTGTAAGAAGAAAGgctaaactaaaaaatacTGCATCAGACCAAAGTCCCATGGTTTCCAAATGAATTCTACATGTTCAAAACCCCTAGATGTgtcaacaaacacaaaaatcattCTAGAATCGAGAAACTAAACGAGAAAGACAAGCAGGATCAATGTGGTTAAATTAATGTTCCAAGTTTCGACTTAATCAACTAAGCCCAGTGAAAATTAGGTGAAATTGATTTGAGAAATTTATACGAGAATCAAACGAAACTGCATGAATTAGAGTTTTAGTAGAGCGCAATTGGgaatttgaaatataaatactACCTCAAATCTTGATATAGAAGATCTAATTGCTCAGCTCTGAAGATCACCTCTTCTTCCTTGGCGCCAACAATTTTCAGTACTCTAAAGCGACTGGACCAGTAGGTGTTCCGGGTCACCTCGCTTTGGGCCTATTAAAAAGCCCATTATGGTCTGgactgtcttttttttttggcaaaggGTCTGGACTGTCATGTTTATATTTTCCACATCAAATCAAGTCAAATTTTCCCAAATAAAAAGAGCataatcatttgttttgtgGACTTAccatttgtttcataaatCCCGAAATTGATTTATACACAATCCTAACCAGTTAGAACCAGTTAGCTGCCGGTGTGCAACTATGAAGTCCATTCCTGATCGATATTTATATGGTTATAGGCTTATAGCCTAAGCTTATTCacctaaaaacaaatcaatggTTAGCTCTATAGTCAAGTTTTTTATTCATGTAATAATTGACTAACTTTAATAATTCAGTTATGTCATCCATTATGTAAAAGTGCATCAATCCtcaaaatagaaaagttatatcggttattattttaattttcaatatataagatagttaaattttgtgttaaaaATAGAATAGAAAATGGAAATTTAGTAGAGTGATATTCCATATTACTTTATTGAACGGATGTCAGTATTGTTTGTGCTACTGCTATATATCGTCTCTAAAGTTTGTACGGATCGACCAGTATTAATGTACTATGTAGTCTAGTATTTGTGTTAGAGTTGTTACTGTATCAACTATCAAGTATCATCGCTCATATTCAAATTCGTATAATACATGTTgatagaaaggaaaaaaaatatagatgatTACTTAATGTCACATGTATTTCGACCAaatgttcttttatttataaacttaaacgTTAAAAGAGTTTTCAAAACACATTCTACctacaatttttcttctttcacgtTGTTCTTAACTACAGAAGATTTGATCTctacattaaaaaatatatatataacgaaACTCTGGAAACATCATTGTTCGATTGGTTTCTATTGCAAGTTGCATGTAGGGTTTAAAccgattttaatttatatggCACAAATCCATTattccaaaaaagaaatagaactTTATGGGTGGATTGTGGTGTACCACTACTAGTAAAGTTGAGAGGAAAAAAGCTAGATCTCTGGGATCAAGCAAACTATTAATTACAtaccaaatcaagaaaactaaCCTTAATTGACTTTTCTCCAACAAAAGATATGAACGTGGCCTGCCATTTATatgaaaactttataatataaaaaacatgaacGTGGTCTGGCCTGCTTTGCATAAACCAACCCATATAATAAATAGTgagaaaattaaatgtaaTGATAATAGTAGCAATGTATAAATCAAGAAGTAGTTTCGTAATGATGGACACAACGTTTTCGTAGGTGCCAGCTTCATCACCTTCCcacattctctctctttctcacctGGTACGATCGTAACCGGCACGTGCGATTCACGTGGCTCGCAAAAAAGTTGACTTTTTAGCTTTGATTTAATCTcaacaaacattaaaaagtttatgatgatgaatgattagtttgctttttcttttgtataacaTGAGAGGTTACATGTTATTGCTCATATCTTTCACTTACATAGCGCATCGCACGATGATGATTTGATCTGATATACGGTCTGATGGTCATATGTTCAGTTTTTAAGCTAACTAGATGAGttcaaatacataaaatcataatatatgCGTAtagttaaatatatttcaCCATAGAATAGCTAGCTAACTAATACATGGATCGATGCCAAAAGTCCCAAAACTATATAAGTGACGAGGACACCAACAAACTATTCGTCACGTCGACAAAATTTAGAACGAACTTAATTATGATCTCAAATACATTGATACATATCTCATCTAGATCTAGGTTATCATTATGTAAGAAAGTTTTGACGAATATGGCACGACAAAATGGCTAGACTCGATGTAATTGGTATCTCAACTCAACATTATACTTATACCAAACATTAGTTAGACAAAATTTAAACaactattttttatgtatGCAAGAGTCAGCATATGTATAATTGATTCAGAATCGTTTTGACGAGTTCGGATGTAGTAGTAGCCATTATTTAATGTACATACTAATCGTGAATAGTGAATATGATGAAACATTGTATCTTATTGTATAAATATCCATAAACACATCATGAAAGACACTTTCTTTCACGGTCTGAATTAATTATGATACAATTCTAATAGAAAACGAATTAAATTACGTTGAATTGTATGAAATCTAATTGAA from Arabidopsis thaliana chromosome 3, partial sequence includes these protein-coding regions:
- a CDS encoding RING/U-box superfamily protein (RING/U-box superfamily protein; FUNCTIONS IN: zinc ion binding; CONTAINS InterPro DOMAIN/s: Zinc finger, RING-type (InterPro:IPR001841), Zinc finger, C3HC4 RING-type (InterPro:IPR018957); BEST Arabidopsis thaliana protein match is: RING/U-box superfamily protein (TAIR:AT1G49200.1); Has 8714 Blast hits to 8693 proteins in 277 species: Archae - 0; Bacteria - 0; Metazoa - 2221; Fungi - 538; Plants - 4826; Viruses - 53; Other Eukaryotes - 1076 (source: NCBI BLink).), whose protein sequence is MFSEHLPSSSSQVFQEHFIDSFVSRKLLQQIPFAHNAQQAHVPDKNNLSGNVLMLLSILLCGIICSLGLHYIIRCAFIRSRSFMISDPISIPSTPRDSSVNKGIKKKALKMLPVVNYSPEINLPGVGEECVICLSDFVAGEQLRVLPKCNHGFHLRCIDKWLTQHMTCPKCRHCLVDTCQKVLSDCDAADQVAATATESIDIRISPLEPEARVATFRESS